One window from the genome of Kiloniellales bacterium encodes:
- a CDS encoding phenylacetate--CoA ligase family protein, translated as MSAVEHFDDLETRTPDLRARDEGVALAAQVAHAKAETPAYAEILGDVEPGGIKDRAALAGLPVTRKGDLVERQASAPPFGGLAAADPSRIFASPGPIYEFESVRPGFWRLERALHAAGFRAGDLVHNCFAYHLTPGGWMLDGGLRALGCAVVPGGVGNSEQQVQAIAHLKPVGYTGTPDFLKVLLDKANELDLDCDSIKRALVSGGALFPSLRQEYAERGVATLQCYATADLGLIAYETLGPDGAVGDGMVVDEGLIVEIVRPGTGDPVAEGEVGEVVVTTLNPDYPLIRFATGDLSAVLPGTGACGRTNLRLKGWMGRADQTTKVKGMFVHPSQIAEVVKRHPEVARARLTVERRGESDHMTLLCEASDCSDALVAALGRSLQESCKLKGEIRLVAPASLPNDGKVIDDQRSYD; from the coding sequence ATGAGCGCGGTTGAGCACTTCGACGACCTGGAAACCCGCACCCCCGATCTGCGCGCGCGCGACGAGGGCGTCGCGCTGGCCGCCCAGGTCGCCCACGCCAAGGCCGAGACGCCGGCCTACGCCGAGATCCTCGGGGATGTGGAGCCGGGCGGCATCAAGGATCGCGCGGCCCTGGCCGGCCTCCCGGTGACCCGCAAGGGCGACCTGGTCGAGCGCCAGGCGAGCGCCCCGCCCTTCGGCGGCCTGGCGGCGGCGGACCCGAGCCGGATCTTCGCCTCGCCCGGACCGATCTACGAGTTCGAGTCTGTGCGCCCCGGTTTCTGGCGGCTCGAGCGGGCACTCCACGCGGCCGGCTTCCGGGCCGGCGACCTGGTGCACAACTGCTTCGCCTATCACCTGACCCCGGGCGGCTGGATGCTCGACGGGGGCTTGCGGGCGCTCGGCTGCGCCGTCGTGCCCGGCGGCGTCGGCAACAGCGAGCAGCAGGTCCAGGCGATCGCGCACCTCAAGCCGGTCGGCTACACGGGCACGCCGGACTTCCTAAAGGTGCTGCTCGACAAGGCGAACGAGCTCGATCTCGACTGCGACTCGATCAAGCGCGCCCTGGTCTCGGGCGGTGCGCTCTTCCCCTCGCTCCGCCAGGAATACGCCGAGCGGGGCGTCGCCACCCTGCAGTGCTACGCGACGGCGGACCTAGGCCTGATCGCCTACGAGACCCTGGGCCCGGACGGCGCCGTCGGCGACGGCATGGTGGTCGACGAGGGGCTGATCGTTGAGATCGTGCGGCCCGGGACCGGCGATCCGGTGGCCGAGGGCGAGGTCGGCGAGGTCGTGGTGACCACGCTCAACCCCGACTATCCCCTGATCCGCTTCGCCACCGGCGACCTCTCCGCCGTGCTGCCGGGCACGGGCGCCTGCGGGCGGACCAACCTGCGCCTCAAGGGCTGGATGGGCCGGGCCGATCAGACCACCAAGGTCAAGGGCATGTTCGTCCACCCCTCGCAGATCGCCGAGGTGGTCAAGCGGCACCCCGAGGTGGCCCGGGCGCGGCTCACCGTCGAGCGGCGCGGCGAGAGCGACCACATGACCCTGCTCTGCGAAGCCAGCGACTGTTCCGACGCGCTGGTGGCGGCGCTCGGCCGCTCGTTGCAGGAAAGCTGCAAGCTGAAGGGCGAGATCCGTCTGGTGGCGCCGGCCAGCCTGCCGAACGACGGCAAGGTGATCGACGACCAGCGCAGCTACGACTGA
- a CDS encoding tetratricopeptide repeat protein, translated as MAAAFLLAACAAGPEKQPAAPESTSAQAATERYDSAIQALIRKAEDGDDKAQYRLGELFARGQAVPRDEREAAKWFRRAMAQGHPRAGRDLSLLIIEGRVRPKSKAETQRLLPPAAEAGNVEAQYRLAVILEEGQGLKRNPKKAAFWYAKAAMAGLPQAQYRLGRLYLEGIGVEQSFKTALKWFRKAANKNYGLAEKDLGVMYKNGWGTEQDDAKAVFWLRRAADKGMPSAQRVLGAMYYYGHGVEQDYVEAYKWFDLAVMRGHQEAAEAREGVARRMTEGQIIQAETRAREWLAKQKGS; from the coding sequence GTGGCGGCGGCCTTCCTGCTTGCCGCCTGCGCGGCCGGCCCGGAAAAGCAACCGGCAGCACCGGAATCCACGTCCGCCCAAGCCGCGACCGAGCGATACGATTCAGCAATCCAGGCCCTGATCCGCAAGGCGGAGGACGGCGACGACAAGGCCCAGTACAGGCTGGGCGAGCTCTTCGCGCGCGGCCAGGCGGTGCCGCGGGACGAGCGGGAGGCCGCCAAGTGGTTCCGCCGGGCGATGGCGCAGGGGCACCCCCGGGCCGGCCGGGACCTAAGCCTGCTGATCATCGAGGGCCGGGTCCGACCCAAGAGCAAGGCCGAGACCCAGAGGCTGCTGCCGCCGGCGGCCGAAGCCGGCAACGTCGAGGCGCAGTACCGCCTGGCGGTAATCCTGGAGGAGGGCCAGGGCCTCAAGCGCAACCCCAAGAAGGCGGCTTTCTGGTACGCCAAGGCGGCGATGGCCGGGCTCCCCCAGGCGCAGTACCGCCTCGGCCGACTCTACCTGGAAGGCATCGGCGTCGAGCAGAGTTTCAAGACCGCGTTGAAATGGTTCCGCAAGGCCGCCAACAAGAACTACGGGCTCGCCGAGAAAGACCTCGGCGTCATGTACAAGAACGGCTGGGGTACCGAACAGGACGACGCCAAGGCGGTGTTCTGGCTGCGCCGCGCGGCCGACAAGGGCATGCCTTCGGCCCAGCGGGTTCTGGGCGCCATGTATTACTACGGGCACGGCGTCGAGCAGGACTACGTCGAGGCCTACAAGTGGTTCGATCTGGCGGTGATGCGCGGCCACCAGGAGGCGGCGGAGGCCCGCGAGGGCGTCGCGCGCCGCATGACCGAGGGCCAGATCATCCAGGCCGAGACGCGCGCCCGTGAATGGCTCGCCAAGCAGAAGGGCAGCTGA